From the Perca flavescens isolate YP-PL-M2 chromosome 21, PFLA_1.0, whole genome shotgun sequence genome, one window contains:
- the slc35g1 gene encoding solute carrier family 35 member G1, with product MGDCNHSTHERALSIEDGVSVVFHKVDSHDDTNSGDESGDDERTAATIHLQSNCHDVSCDYDGDAEGARGSDNSLEGSEKKTLCPPAFCVRSRLASRDGSALEDSEKPNSCPGLGLFYAFLSTVFFSTIALLVKTIEGVHAIEISAIRCFFQMLFTMPLLIYHKTGFLGPRDKRIYLVLRGFIGSNAMILLFYAVQQMPLADATVIMFSNPVFTSLLAWIFLKERCTIWDCIFTVFTITGVLLIARPPFLFGDHRRGIEGNYANHIKGTIAAFAGAIGAAFTFVVLRKMGKSVHYYLSVWYYAVIGFIECIITVSVLGEWKIPYCGRDRWLLMLIAVLGIAGQSFLTKALQIEKAGPVALMRTIDVVLAFIFQFIFLNRAPTMWSLGGALCVVASTSGVALQKWYSSSRKS from the exons ATGGGCGACTGTAACCACAGTACACACGAGCGGGCTTTGTCCATAGAGGACGGCGTTAGTGTAGTGTTTCACAAAGTTGACAGCCATGATGACACAAACAGCGGCGACGAGAGTGGCGATGATGAACGAACAGCAGCGACGATTCACTTGCAAAGTAACTGCCATGATGTGTCCTGTGATTACGATGGTGATGCTGAGGGAGCGAGAGGAAGCGACAATTCTCTGGAAGGCAGCGAGAAGAAAACACTATGCCCGCCGGCGTTTTGCGTCAGAAGCAGGCTGGCATCCCGAGACGGAAGCGCACTTGAAG ACTCAGAGAAACCAAACAGCTGTCCAGGTCTTGGTTTGTTCTATGCTTTCCTGTCCACAGTTTTCTTCTCCACCATTGCACTCTTGGTGAAAACCATCGAGGGGGTCCACGCCATTGAGATCAGCGCCATACGCTGCTTCTTCCAGATGCTCTTTACTATGCCCTTACTCATCTACCACAA GACAGGTTTCCTTGGTCCCAGAGACAAACGCATATATTTGGTGCTTCGGGGTTTCATTGGCTCCAATGCCATGATCCTGCTCTTCTATGCTGTTCAGCAGATGCCGCTAGCCGACGCCACAGTCATCATGTTCAG taaTCCAGTCTTTACCTCCCTGCTGGCCTGGATCTTCCTGAAGGAGAGATGTACAATCTGGGACTGTATCTTCACTGTTTTTACCATCACTGGAGTCCTCCTCATCGCCCGACCGCCATTTCTCTTCGGCGACCATCGGCGTGGCATTGAGGGCAACTATGCTAACCACATTAAGGGGACTATTGCTGCCTTTGCAG gAGCTATTGGGGCTGCTTTTACTTTTGTTGTCCTTCGTAAGATGGGGAAGAGCGTCCATTACTACCTCTCTGTCTGGTACTACGCTGTCATCGGTTTCATTGAGTGCATCATCACAGTATCCGTCCTGGGGGAGTGGAAAATCCCATACTGTGGCCGTGATCGCTGGCTGCTGATGCTGATTGCTGTCCTGGGTATCGCAGGCCAGAGCTTCCTTACAAAGGCTCTCCAGATTGAGAAGGCTGGACCTGTGGCTCTGATGAGGACTATCGATGTGGTGCTGGCGTTCATCTTCCAATTCATTTTCCTCAACCGTGCACCGACCATGTGGAGCCTCGGAGGGGCGCTGTGCGTCGTGGCGAGCACTAGTGGAGTAGCACTCCAGAAGTGGTACAGCAGCTCTCGCAAGAGCTGA